Proteins encoded together in one Aminipila butyrica window:
- a CDS encoding RcpC/CpaB family pilus assembly protein → MGLFSKKPKPTALKSKSSFEKRKLFGILLIIIALVISFVVTPILSNSKNQTETIAIAKNDIRKGTVISESEISFAERGVFGLKGYITKKADVIGKPAAADISQGDNITTNKIGKENISRLQAIINEQNGLTTISIKSNAAGLASHLRAGDIVKVYNIIEDEYSGNTIVQNPDLQRVEIYDIENADAESIDKNQSKGDLSSSNEKVASTITFITSPDQERALLQAEYNGSIHVVFVER, encoded by the coding sequence ATGGGCCTATTTAGTAAAAAGCCAAAACCAACGGCTTTAAAAAGCAAAAGCAGTTTTGAAAAAAGAAAGCTTTTCGGAATTCTGCTGATTATTATCGCACTGGTCATAAGCTTTGTGGTAACTCCTATTTTAAGCAACTCCAAAAACCAAACAGAAACAATAGCAATAGCAAAAAATGATATTAGGAAAGGAACCGTAATATCAGAATCAGAAATATCTTTTGCTGAAAGAGGAGTTTTTGGACTAAAAGGCTACATCACAAAAAAGGCCGATGTAATTGGAAAGCCCGCTGCTGCTGATATATCTCAGGGAGATAACATAACAACCAATAAAATCGGAAAAGAGAATATTTCCAGGCTTCAAGCCATCATAAATGAGCAAAACGGTTTGACCACCATTTCTATTAAGTCTAATGCAGCAGGCCTAGCTTCTCACCTTCGAGCTGGAGATATTGTAAAAGTATATAACATTATAGAAGACGAATACAGCGGCAATACAATTGTGCAGAACCCTGACTTACAAAGGGTAGAGATTTATGACATTGAGAATGCAGATGCAGAGAGCATAGACAAAAATCAAAGCAAGGGAGATCTGTCCAGCAGTAATGAGAAAGTGGCCAGTACCATCACCTTTATTACCTCTCCAGACCAGGAACGAGCTTTATTGCAAGCAGAGTATAACGGCAGCATTCATGTTGTGTTTGTGGAAAGGTAG
- a CDS encoding DUF4320 family protein has product MFLLKKIRRLVTERSGDMGLPLMIFTLIAVIIFLFGLEVFSAAIKYQNVTYSSKSIAKVIESDGAVTERAYEQMEALNKSYNMDMTFEVSDVTYFNTRDRSIQFRDPFTVNVRYTASIQLASPLFLDPLVWDINMKADTPGMSEVYWK; this is encoded by the coding sequence ATGTTTTTATTAAAAAAAATAAGAAGGCTTGTAACGGAAAGGTCCGGAGACATGGGACTTCCGCTCATGATCTTTACCTTGATAGCTGTAATTATTTTTCTATTTGGGCTGGAGGTATTTAGTGCAGCCATTAAATATCAAAATGTTACATACAGCTCAAAATCCATTGCAAAAGTAATTGAATCAGATGGTGCTGTTACAGAAAGAGCATATGAGCAGATGGAAGCTTTAAATAAAAGCTATAACATGGATATGACTTTTGAGGTAAGTGATGTGACCTACTTTAACACTAGGGACCGAAGTATCCAATTTCGGGACCCCTTCACCGTTAATGTCCGATATACGGCTTCGATCCAGCTGGCCAGCCCGTTGTTTCTGGACCCACTTGTCTGGGACATTAACATGAAGGCAGATACACCAGGGATGAGTGAAGTCTATTGGAAGTAG
- a CDS encoding type II secretion system F family protein, with the protein MLTQVFTAILFIIGIALLFNLKAVGRDRSSSISFKKTEARSKRIKINAEATLNRFEKAVLNIDSLLKKIRKKRSYLYSIMALFFIAGLGIGFICFSVPFLTMTTGLAFVPLTYLFLLFRTQEITREELAELQNTMSIITNSYLASNNILRAVEAYVEERRRYQDGSFQKVTPFEEFVSDCLYISRNVDRNLSLLAAKINNKYFDQWVKNLRLCMENKEMRFALQPVIDAMADEKIMQIESDTQMKKTWTYYLLVVGAMFAVIPTFRMARKEWYLILTHTPMGQIIVFFMIVAALLSAIYVMKINKPIGTM; encoded by the coding sequence ATGCTTACTCAAGTTTTTACAGCAATCCTTTTTATAATCGGGATTGCTCTTCTATTCAACCTGAAGGCAGTAGGAAGAGATAGGAGTAGCAGCATTTCTTTTAAAAAAACAGAGGCGAGATCCAAGAGAATAAAGATTAATGCTGAAGCTACTTTAAATCGTTTTGAAAAAGCTGTTCTTAATATCGATTCTCTTTTGAAAAAAATAAGGAAAAAGAGATCTTATTTATACAGCATTATGGCGCTTTTCTTCATAGCGGGACTTGGAATCGGCTTTATCTGCTTCTCAGTGCCGTTTTTAACTATGACCACAGGACTGGCCTTTGTTCCATTGACATACCTTTTTTTACTCTTTCGGACCCAGGAGATTACCAGAGAGGAACTGGCTGAGCTTCAAAACACGATGTCCATTATCACCAATTCATACCTAGCTAGCAATAACATACTTCGGGCAGTAGAGGCCTACGTGGAAGAGCGGCGCAGGTATCAGGATGGAAGCTTTCAAAAGGTGACACCTTTTGAAGAATTTGTGTCGGATTGCCTTTATATTAGCCGGAATGTAGACAGGAATTTATCGCTGCTGGCTGCAAAGATAAATAATAAATACTTTGACCAATGGGTTAAAAACTTGAGGCTCTGCATGGAAAACAAAGAAATGCGCTTTGCTCTCCAACCAGTCATTGATGCAATGGCTGATGAGAAGATTATGCAGATTGAGAGCGATACCCAAATGAAAAAGACCTGGACGTATTATTTATTGGTGGTGGGAGCCATGTTCGCTGTCATCCCGACCTTCCGCATGGCGAGAAAAGAATGGTACCTTATTTTAACCCATACGCCCATGGGACAAATCATTGTATTTTTTATGATCGTGGCGGCACTTCTCAGTGCCATCTACGTTATGAAAATAAATAAGCCAATCGGTACTATGTAA
- a CDS encoding ATPase, T2SS/T4P/T4SS family, translating into MPKDNIVTLQGRLYKKNARIQETGREEGDDYKDILDKITQKITDNHSRELAEGLYSESTMTRLKNLINRYLLSEKLVQNETSIGTLTDRIYEDMAGIGFVKKYLEDPEVEEININGKDSIWVLYGNRKVKAPEKFETAEDCINVVKKMARMGGLILDGSTPLGDSYLSKGVRMSAAIFPAVDEDAGAIASIRKQKPSFITRENLISFETASSNELDFLTLCLNNNIPVAVAGPTGSGKTADVNYLLNSVDKSIRIVTIEDTKELLPESDDVVQLYTKEAPNEITMNDHLKLSLRLHPSIFVPAEMRGKEAQTAVEAARTGHTALTTLHANGARNAYLRILTMYRQADAALSEDTILRMIIEAFPIMLFKKQMPDKSRKYIEIFEATDVVEGKVVGNTIFKFMPTKTDVNDEGKIIKIHGKHEMIGGISERLADTFLLNGVSEETVKQYRI; encoded by the coding sequence ATGCCAAAGGATAATATAGTCACCCTACAAGGAAGGCTTTATAAAAAGAATGCCAGGATACAGGAAACGGGAAGAGAAGAGGGTGACGACTATAAAGATATTCTGGACAAAATAACGCAGAAAATTACAGATAACCACTCTAGAGAGCTGGCTGAAGGGCTTTATTCAGAAAGCACCATGACTAGGTTAAAGAACCTAATTAATAGATACCTCTTATCAGAAAAATTAGTTCAAAATGAGACCAGTATTGGGACCCTGACTGACCGTATTTATGAAGATATGGCGGGCATTGGGTTCGTCAAAAAATATCTGGAAGATCCCGAGGTGGAAGAAATCAATATCAATGGTAAAGATTCTATCTGGGTTTTATATGGAAATCGCAAAGTTAAGGCTCCTGAAAAATTTGAAACTGCGGAAGATTGTATTAATGTGGTTAAGAAAATGGCTAGAATGGGTGGACTAATACTGGATGGCAGCACACCTCTTGGAGATAGCTACTTATCTAAAGGTGTACGTATGTCGGCAGCAATTTTTCCTGCTGTAGATGAAGATGCGGGTGCTATTGCTTCTATTAGAAAGCAAAAACCTTCTTTCATTACCAGAGAAAATTTAATTTCATTTGAGACTGCATCTTCAAACGAGTTAGATTTTTTAACCCTATGCCTTAACAATAATATACCTGTAGCTGTTGCTGGACCTACTGGGTCTGGAAAGACAGCAGATGTAAATTATCTATTAAATAGCGTAGATAAGTCTATTCGAATCGTCACTATAGAAGACACGAAAGAGCTTCTCCCTGAAAGTGACGACGTGGTACAGCTCTATACAAAAGAGGCACCAAATGAAATTACCATGAACGACCACCTAAAATTATCACTCAGACTTCACCCAAGTATCTTTGTTCCGGCCGAAATGAGAGGAAAGGAAGCCCAGACTGCGGTAGAGGCTGCTAGAACTGGCCATACAGCTTTAACCACGCTTCACGCAAACGGAGCAAGGAATGCATACCTCCGTATCTTAACCATGTATAGACAGGCAGATGCTGCCTTATCAGAGGATACCATTCTTCGCATGATTATTGAGGCCTTTCCAATCATGCTTTTCAAAAAGCAGATGCCTGATAAAAGCAGAAAATACATTGAAATATTTGAAGCGACAGATGTAGTAGAGGGAAAAGTCGTTGGAAATACAATTTTTAAATTCATGCCAACAAAAACAGATGTGAATGACGAAGGAAAGATTATTAAAATTCATGGAAAACATGAAATGATTGGCGGGATTTCAGAGAGGCTGGCTGATACGTTCCTTTTAAATGGTGTATCAGAAGAAACGGTTAAGCAATACAGAATATAG
- a CDS encoding AAA family ATPase, whose protein sequence is MGKILSVTGMPGSGKTTFAVNLACGLAERDKIVILLAAELNYGTLQSFFGTTIEDGKGIFASLSDKTEQPEKMLTQCNKINDNIYLMGIPNENYDVHTDGLEDLKVDQLLRRLSMISDYLIIDCTSDLYNGITIMGIEKADHIYCLYKSVSNAAFWHRSWVPVLMQLSDVPICPIITEHQLGCDPNTLVKAIDIEPFAFLPNVPTASILENMGTPIFLEKRKIASLFSFNKKEDVFRYQLVIKNIVDALIIGKDN, encoded by the coding sequence ATGGGAAAAATCTTATCTGTGACGGGTATGCCAGGTTCAGGAAAAACCACATTTGCTGTTAATTTAGCATGTGGCCTAGCTGAAAGAGATAAAATAGTTATTCTGTTGGCAGCAGAGCTAAACTATGGAACCTTACAAAGCTTTTTTGGGACAACCATAGAAGACGGAAAAGGCATTTTTGCCAGCTTGTCTGATAAAACAGAGCAACCAGAAAAAATGCTAACACAATGCAACAAGATAAATGACAATATTTACTTGATGGGAATACCTAATGAAAACTATGACGTACATACCGATGGATTAGAGGACTTAAAAGTGGATCAGCTGCTTCGGCGACTATCCATGATATCCGATTACCTAATCATCGACTGTACATCAGATTTATATAATGGGATAACCATCATGGGTATTGAAAAAGCAGACCATATTTATTGTTTATACAAATCTGTGTCAAATGCGGCCTTTTGGCATCGCTCCTGGGTGCCAGTTTTAATGCAACTATCTGATGTGCCAATTTGCCCCATAATTACGGAGCATCAACTAGGGTGTGATCCGAATACCCTGGTTAAGGCTATAGATATAGAACCTTTTGCATTTTTACCTAATGTCCCTACAGCCTCAATTTTAGAAAATATGGGCACACCCATATTCTTAGAAAAGCGAAAGATAGCTAGCCTATTTAGTTTTAATAAGAAAGAAGACGTCTTTAGATATCAGCTTGTGATAAAGAACATTGTGGATGCACTGATTATCGGAAAGGATAACTGA